Part of the Lycium ferocissimum isolate CSIRO_LF1 chromosome 6, AGI_CSIRO_Lferr_CH_V1, whole genome shotgun sequence genome, CGGTGCTACACAGTTTACACGAGTATCCGGACTCATTTCAGCTGCAAGAGCCTGGCATCCCAAATAAGACAATAAGAAGAAACATTAATAGGATATAGTAGTTACTCATATACCGGGGATACCAAGTTAAACATTAGTACCTTGGTGAGTCCGAGTAGCGCAGTCTTTGTCACTCCATACATACCCATTGAAGCTGGTGGCGAGAAAccagaaattgaagaaattagaACAACTGATGAACCCTTCTTAAGGTAAGGAGCTGCATCCTACAAGCATAGAAAGAACAGAATATTATGCACTATAgccaaaacatgaaaaaattaaatttggcggtttgacaaaaatggtcccttaaaaTGAGGGTGAGTTTAAAAAATGGGCGTCCCTTAGTCaataacagttttggtcctttaagtttgaaATGAGTTAACACTAAAGTCTCCATCAAATATTTGCTCCTTTTCTTATCCACATTATTATTAattctaatttctttgtttgttcttttataattttttaatacctaagaaaatttttcttctttattatgCCTATATATAACGTATCCAtaaaaaaattgtctttttGACAATAGTTTGACAAGATTTCTCATGGATCAAGTCGGGCGACACATCACCCCAAGTTTTCATGGGCTGAAATGATCTGAGCTAATAAATGGGCGGGTCAATGCCCAAACTTGGATGGGTTGGAAGGGTCATGTTTTCATGGGTAAATTTTTCCACCCCTAGCAATGGCCAAAACATGAATTTACCCCAAAACTATCtgaaaatgttttattttatcATTCGTTATATTTTTTGTCTATTTGTGTCCTTGGAGTTAGCAAATCAGCCTCTTACTTGCCCTTGTTATTACAGAGCTTCACCATGAAATAAGTGGATCTAAGTTCCTCAAGAAATAAGGCCTAAATTTATACCGTCCTTTTTTAACTATTATTAAAATTAGCAAAGAAGTAGGAAACCGGACTAAAGAATTTGAAATGGAAATATGAGATAGAGAACAAATAATTAGTCTCAATTAATATATTCGATTAATGCTCTAGGAGGGCAGGAAGTAACACATGCAATTGCAACATTGTTCACTTGGAATTATTCTCAACTTACTTGTAGTAATAGTATAGAGGCTTTGACATTGATGTCCCACAGCTTGTCAAGAACTGATTCTTTAGTTTCTAATATTGCATCAACTGAAGGATTGACAGCGGCATTTGACACAACCACGTCTAGTTTCCCATATTTCTGAGAAGATTACAAATTTCAATTAACAAAACTGCATCATACGAAGTAAAAAGCATCGACTTCTATTTTTTCGTAGTCAGACATCAGACAAAGCAATTAGCTTTACATAAATTGTTGGATCTTAAACCGTTCCCAAGGAAATAACAAACACTTGACCTCCAAAAGATGTAAGCACAAACCAAGAAGTGTTAATTTATGGAAAATAGATATAGGACATTGGAAAATACTCAAAGTTTTATCACTGATTGGATTCCATTCAAGACTAACAGTTGAAGAATGGTGAAAATTAGGAATAGGAATACCCTGCTGAATTTCATATATGGAAATGAAGGGGGTTTAGGAGTagataaaattttcataacagAGATTGAAATGGCAACTTTACACTCCTGCAGAGCAACCAAATATCTTATACTAGATTTCTGCAATTTTGTATGTAATCATAATCCGACAGATAAACCAATAAGATACTTAACCTTGATCAAATTTGCCTATACCTGCAGTCCTGTATATGAACTGATCACGAAGACGGCGATTGATTAAAAAAACAGgtgtaaaaaaaattccaatttatttttaaaccaaaCGCCAACAGAGAGTTTTTCAGGTTTACAGACGTTTTTTGGAAACAGACACCTCTAAATCTATAGCCTATTGAAGCTCTCTTTTAGTTCCTAAAATCTTACTATTCTTCACCCTTTTCAATCACTGAATTGGAAGTCTTACTGACACTTGGTAGCAAACTTCAAGAATTATTCCCCATAAAAAGATTTTGTAGAAAGACTCTGCAACATTTTCTTATCGAAACGATTCACGAAATAGTTGTACTCCCTTAGAGACACCCTTAAACGAAGAACAACTGGAGAAAGGGTACACTAAAGAGTTTGCTAAACAAAATTAGTTTCTGCCCGGACGAATATGAGGTTTTGAAATGATCACAGACACTGATAGACCTGAAAAAGCCCCAGCTAACTCAGTACTGAACACAAGTTACAACTTTGAATTTCAGGGTCAGGGATCACAGGTACAGTGCATTATCATTCATACCTGAATAGTCTTCTCTATCAAATTCTTCCTCTGTTGTGCATTTGAGACATGACATACTAATCCcaacacttcaattcctccatctCTCAGTTTCTTTACTGCTTCATCTACATTTTCCTGTTAAAATGAATAGACAACACCTCAAGTCACATCCTCAATATGAAGAGAGCAacaatacacacatacacaaacATATTTCCGTCCAAAAAAGAGTAAcactatttcttttctttgacgcaatttttatcaaaaataaCTTGTAACTGTAAAAATTTGTGACTTATTGTAATATAAGTCATGTAAATTCTTTTTGATGACCAtggtgtccgggccagcttgcacgcacctcgactaattccataGGATcactgctacctcccaccagcacagATACTGGATAACTCTATCTACCAAGGTTTGGACGGCTAATTCACacaaaattccatttttttagGCAACCAGTTAGATCTTGTTCCTATTTCTAAAAGTTGTGCAAATATAGCTCTTGAAAAATTACTCTCTCGTTAGACTCGGACCTAATGTTTGCTAATATATTATTCAAACTTACAGACAAAACATTAGACTGACGTCTAACGTTTTGCATAACTAACAAAATTTCAGATCGTGATCTAACGTTTTCCCATAAGATTTTCAGTCTGTTCAAAAAGTATCTATTGGCCACGGTCTAAAAGGTTCACAGGTTGCAACTTGCAAGAGAAATTAAAAAGAGTCCAAAAAAGGACAAGGGGCAAATTTTTTGTGCTTGGACAGATGGGATTTGAACTTGATACCTCATCATGATTCTCTACCCACTTCATTAACCACCGAAGCGTTAATCCCGAATTCACACTGAATTACATGTGTCCATCCTCATATTCCAAACACTACCATTCGTGAGGatcatatgtgtgtgtgtgactgAAATTCTAAAAGGTTCAGTTCTTCAGTAAACACCCTTTTTAGCATATGCAACCAGATAAAAGTAAAGGCATTAACTTTAACAAAATCTGAAAAATCCATTTCAAGAATCGTCCAAATTTTGGCAAAAAACAAcccagaaaatatttttaaaaaggcaTTAACAAATTTCAGCAAACACCCTTTTTACCATATGCAACCTTTCAAAAcctgaaaaataaaagtaaacgCATTACCAACTTTCAGAAAAATACACCTTTTAGCATATGCAAccagataaaagaaaaaggcCCTAACTTTAACAAAATCTTGAAATACCAAGTTCAAGAATTGTCCAAATTgtggcaaaaaaataaaaacaacccAGAaaagatcaaaaaaataaataatcagaAAACTCCCTTTTTATCATATGCAAccagataaaagaaaaaggcaTAAAGTTTAACAAAATCTGAAATACCCATTTCAAGAATCATCCaaattttggcaaaaaaaaaaaaactagaaaaaaaaaaagagtgaagaAACAAACCTGTTTGCGAGATGAGATAACAACAGAAGCACCTTCAAAACCAAGTCTTTCAGCTATGCTAAATCCAATACCTTGTGTTGAAGCTGTTACTATAACCACTTTCCCTTCAAATCTTTTCCCTATTTTCTCCATTCTTATATGAGTTTATGATGTAAACAAAAATTCACAATACAAAATAGAGGAGTAAAATAATTGTActtttcttcttgttgttggatagatgatgatgatgatgattactcTTGCTGTTCAGATTTGGAGACTTTCACGTattgaattttattataataatgGAAATATGGCCCACATTACAATCGTCAATGTCAATGTTAGTGTAGTACTCATTGGTTTCAACTTATGCTAACTTATTTAAATGgatgcaaaatttaaaaaaagaagagaaatttttAACGTTATGGTGTTAAATAAATCACATATATTTTATATGGTTATAGTTACGAACTTATTTAATTGgatgcaaaatttaaaaaaagaagagaaacttTTAACGTGATGGCGTtaaataaatcatatatattttgtatgattataattCATTGCATAAGGTAAATTgcttctaaatatagaaagtgatCATATTTTGCACAGATTAATAatgaaataggttcacataattCTTTTTGAGGGAATAAATTTAAGAATAACTACATGACATAACAAATATATAGTGGGTATTgacatttagtagctatagtttaacttaattactttttataacaaatatttgtgtattaatgacatttagtaactatatatatatatacacacaaagtAGAATACCCATCACACTATTCACTTCCAACCCAACCCTCCCATCTCTCTCCCCCCTCTTCTCCCCACTGCTCCCGCGCGGGCCAACGACTCCCGAGCTTTCGTGAAATGCCGTGCCCCTTCACCACCGTCAAATtccccttttctcttttcttgtcCGACCGTgcccctttttcctttcttctccggtgtcaaaaaggaaaaaataactCAGATCTACGCCAGAAAAGAGCCAATACCGACAGATCTGAGCAGTGCATACAGTGTTTTTCATCGGAGCGACCATGGAGCTCCAGATCTATAGCTTTTCTGGTGAGATCTGAAGGTGACGGTGATGATGACGGAGAAAAGAAGCTGAAGGAGAAGAAGGTGTACACAGATCTGATCGGAATTTTTGACCGAAATTTTTTTGGCAGATCTGTGTATAcatatttttcgaaagtttttttttcagatctgtgtatacatacactgtatacaatattttttgcttttttcgaAGAGATCTTTTTGTATGCAAATGAATAGAGTGAAGTTATGCCtctatacaaatgaatacaatcaattttattttttgtattcaatttttgagtgtattcattattatttttggtGTACGTATGTTGTATACGGTGTTTTTCGccattttttgttaatttttttggtaTATCTATGTTGTATACGCCTGTATTTATTGTATACATACCGAAAAATATGgtgtttgttaatttttggtgtatataagtttttatgtattcattttttactCACTGTATTTATGAATACAGCAAGCCAATTTATAAATACAGATAGTCATtttcatgaatacagtgaaaaaacaggaaaaaaaaaactgttgtattcatgaatgcAACTAAAATATAAAACGAATACAGTGAAAAAAACGTATACAACCGTTTGGCGTACTGGTAGTTGCTAcaaaatgtaaatattgaaacattTGCTATGTGGCTTGATTAAAGCCCAAATGTTTGTCATTTATGTAGTTTGCCCATAAATTTATCGCCTTAAATCTATGAGTATATTTTATTAGGAGTTTCAATTGAGTATCTGAATAtataaataagtatttttattagacaatttcaattcaactttttaaaaaacttaCATACATGTTcttaaacatccataatatgaataaataaaaaatttaaaatatgtttatgCACATCGGCCTTAATTGGAATACTTATTGGCACATTAGCCTCAATTGGAATGGGCACAAGGTTTTACTAACTTATTGAGGTTGTAAAATCAAAGAAGGCAACGTATTTCActttgtttggattgttgttatattgtttcataatgtatcgcACTGTATCGTAATGTGtgttattgtattattttgattAACACAACGTTTGGATAGATTATGTAGTTTTTCGTCGTTACATAATCTCACACATCAGCGATGTGATGGATAAACCAACAAAAAAAGTAGGTTACATGATAAAGCTACCATAAAAAGATAGGGTAAATGGATAAAATAAAGTTATTAGataataaaaatgagaaaaaaaaaaagataagacaacgacaagataacaccaaatcggTCGTTACATAAAATGGAACTTTTCGTCTTTACGTAAAGATAGATTTGATAATACGATacattaaaatttaagtaacaatcaaaacaagcATTGTAtttaacaaccatccaaacaagctataCCTTATCTATGTAATGGCTCTTGAGAACACAAAAGCTTTTACAAAGTTTTGAGTTATAAGCGTCCAATAGtaccactttatcatatgtgcATGTGTTAAATTGAAATGTGTTAGTGTCTAAACAACTTGGTAATTTTTAATGGTAAATACGTCTAATTTGCCAAACTTTGTTGGACCGCAACACGCTTGAAATTTCACATGGATGAAGATCTGTTATTGAGTAGATGGTCTTAACTTTATTATCATTCATCTATTGATGGTATATACTTGCTAATTCCACTTAATTGAGTTTACCAAAAATTTTCCTCTTATCTCCGTGCCTACATCCATTTTTCCTATGCCATCTTGGCTACTCTTGCCTTATATCCCACTAGGTTAAACTTTATCAATAAGATCTTTTGGTCACACTATTTTGACCACAATATTTCAAATGAGGTAAATTCATATAATTATTTAggataaatttaataatttatgcttacttaatgtcatttttatttttttcttaaaatttatcttaatttaaaattgtgcAATAGTGATTATGATGATTTTTACATAAATGTGATCAAATTTGAATCAAATTGATGTGACCATTTAGCAACTCTCAAACTTTATTATGTATGTGATCTGTGGTATGATTTATGAAGAAAGCTAGGAGTATGAACCTAAGGTTTCTCGTTTGACATTTCTTACATAAACAAATCATGAAGTTATTGTCGTATTACACTTGTTTTTAATTGATTTAGCAACACGAACTAgctcaaaattgaaatttcagCTTCAACGGTTGTTCATCATAGCTTGATCAATGCTACAAAGAGGCTGAATGCAACTAATCAAGCTTATGATGAACATCCattaaagctaaaaaaaaaaaaaaaatccatctcAATGAAGTTTTTCAGATTATAAATTTATCAATTTCATAGTGCATAAGACTGACATTTACTCAGTTTACAtcttttatactccctccgtgcATTTTCACTTGTCTTATATTAACTTTACACATCTTGTTAaataatttctcaaaatttccaactctataattaataaataggtacgatttaataaattaattgaTCTCTtgatcaaaataaaaaagcaaaaatgaacaatttttaatataaataaaatcgATGACTATTCAACAACACCAAAGAAGAGTAAATCATCTATCTTGATCCTGATtgacaaaagaataaaaaaataaaaatactgcatatattacatttatttttaatCAGAGCCATCGTTAACCATTGATCGTTAAGGCGTATTCTCAAAATCCCTATATCTACAGCTGTGACAATAGGGGCATGATTTGGTAATATGCCAATTTGATCACTATTTTTTCTTCCACTCCCCAAACAATTCGAAATCAGTACACTAGAATTAATATATTTCTTCAAATTGCTTCCATttctttcatttaaaaaaacCTACCAAATAAAAGGCCTCAACAAGTACAAGTAAAATTGGACTATTTTTTGTCAACTCCACTAAATCtaagaataatatatttttatgtttttttttttaaaaaaaggagaaatgaaaatgaaaatgaaaggatTTAAGATGTAGACGAGCAACAATCGAATCGTCAATTTAGAAAAATAACGACCGAAACGATATCTCGCCGATATTACTTTGCCTCCTGTAAATTCATATTAAAATGATGATACACATCAAAAAATGTTCATCATTCGATCAGAAGGAGGCATAGAACAGATATTATTTCAATATAATAAAACAAATAGTATGAGAATTTTAGCATTTCTATAAAGCCTAGATCACAAAGTTGCCATTAAATTAAAGTTGCAGCATTTGTTAGATACCTGAGAGTTACTATTAGCGAAATAGACGAGTGAATATAGTGAAAGCTATTAGGCTATTTATAGAGATGCCAAGCAAACCCTAGAAAAACCTTTAAGTTTTCGCTTTACGGTAATACCCCTTGGCTAGGTTTAGGCCCATTTCGAGCTTAATGGGCTTTGACATTTGCACTTCTGACTCTGTTTTATACtcgcctttaatttttgttcctcaAAGCAAATATAAGTTTTTTGCgtacataaatttatattttcacattATAATATCTCACAAATTATATCCTTATTCTTAAAGAATTTATACTCGGCTAGGCataatttgattttgaatagcagaaattaaagatcaacccatttgaaggccaaaaattaaaaactagctCATTGAAGTTTTTGCATtgatttcccttcaaatgaactagtctttaatttttatccttcatatttgtaatctttaatttttatatctcgaagaaaatataagttttttgtgggcataaatttatattttcgcattataATATCTCATAAATTCTGCCCCCGTCCTTAAAGAATTTATATCCTACtaggcataagtttgattttgaatagcagaaattaaagaccaacccatttgaaaggcaaaaattaaaaactagctCATTGAAGTTTTTGCATTGATTTCCCTTCAAACAcgtttgtctttaatttttgtccttcatatatgtaatctttaatttttgtcattgaTCTTAAATTTTTGTCTATGCtgctcatttaatgaaaatattcagACATATTTCATTCGGCATAGATTTTGTAACATTTATCATTGGAAACTGAACTTTTGCCTCGCTTGGCACAAGTTATATACTCCCtccttttcaatttatgtgaatctattcACTTATTAGTCcatgcaaaaaagaatgacccctttctatatttgaaaacaatttatctttatgcaatgatttataaccacacaaaatatatgtgactcatttaacatcacaagtttaaaagtcttatttttttcttaaacttcgtgcccagtcaaatgggttcacataaattaaatatGTTGAGTGTTAAAGTTTTGTCGTATCCGGTATAATTTGTGAGATATTGTGATACATATGGCGAGTGAATTACAAACTTTGCCGAGAGAAATTTGAACTTACGATGTGCGAAAACTGGTGAAGGTttttgacaaaaattaaagaccatctcGAAAATATgacatttgtgcgaatgaccccagatcatttgaagggaaaaccgtgcaatttcttccagTAATACCCCTTGGGCCAGGTTTAGGCCCACTTCGTGTTTATGGGCTTTGGCCTGTGTCTATCAACCGACCCAGTTGACCCCCCGCAGCCCAATTCCTCTGCGAATTgccccttcttttggggtggtctttaaattttgcccctcatatttgaaatctttaaattttgtccttcgtctaaaacccatgggttccaggttcgaacccccactcagtcaaaaataaaaaaaaaatcgcaaggcagagtttaaatttcgctatgcccccaccggTATACACTTGTTAAGAAATTACCAAAATTATGTCGTACCTGGCATACTTAtaccttatgggcagacttggcataagtatgccggatccggcataactttggtaattccttcacaagtttatgccggatccgacatacaaactttaatgggcaaacttttagttaagccttaactaaaagtcttttcctagttatACCTTAtaggggcagacttttagttaaggcataactaaaagtatgccccataaggcataacttttccttaagacatacaCTTTGTTTTATAAGCCAAATTTGGTTAGTTCAAACTCCGCATATTGGCAACCAAATTGAACTTAATATCAGCAAAGTAGTAACGCTGGGAAAGAAACAGATCATACATTGGCAGAAACAAAGCATGCTCATAAAAggctgatattttttttatattttatctaCTGGTGCATCGTAGGATGTGTCAATTTGCACAACTTGGTAAGTGCAAATACTAACAGACTGAGGTACATTTGCAACATTTTAAGACCTGAATATACATTAAGATACATTTAGTTAGAATAGAACATTCACATTCTTTATTGGTTTGTTATGATTTACTGGTCTGGTCCCATTAAAAGTTTGTCCATAAATATGGCTgacccggcataaacttgttaaggaattatcaaagttatgccggaccctgcataaacttgttaaggaattaccaaagttatgccggacccggcatacttatgccaagtctgcccataaggcagaGTATATCGtgtccgacataactttggtaattttTTAACAAGTGTATGCTGGGTCCGGCATACACCCGACCCAAATCTtgctttgcaattttttttttaatttatacttgagcgggggttcgaaaccagaacctcatgatttctgcgtgaacgcTCAGGGTTGCAAcgcaaagggcaaaaattaaagaccagcaatatgaggggcataatttaaagaccacaaatatgaggggcaaaatttaaagaccactccaAAAGCAGGGCAATCTGCGCAAAAAAGTGCCCCTCATCTCTGCCGGAAAAGTGAAGAGACTCAATTTTggatcatttgcacttttggtcctattttgtgttggtctttaattttgtcggccaatttgcacgattgtcgtTTGTTgcgggtggtctttaatttttatccctcaaattgctgctctttaatttttgtctttcgccTAAAATATTTTAAGGTTCTGAGTTCAAATTCTTGCTTAGtcgtaaaaattaaaaaaaattcgccaGGCAAGGCTTTGTAAAAAGTTCTGTCTTATGCGACAGACTTTGGCTTAAGATAAATAAaaagcataactaaaaatttgtCTTAAGGGAtaattaaaagtctgccggagagGGCAACACTTTGCTTTATAaagcaaacttttagttatgtcttaaggaaaagttttgctttACAGGccagactttgccttaaggcataactaaaagtctgctccgtaaggcagaacttttccttaaagcataactaaaagcCTGCCCCGTAAGACAGagcttttccttaagacataacaaggcaaagtctatgccttatgggacagacttttagttatgccttaaggcaaagtcttttttttttgcgcggattgccctttatttggggtggtctttaatttttgcccttcaaattggtgttctttaaattttacccctcgCCTAACAACccaaggttgtgggttcgaaccccaactcagtttaaaaaaaaaaatcgcaaggcagactTTGTAAAATTCTGCctgcccatgcaaattctgcctgaaGGCAGAatttctgccttaaggtagaatttaaagaccactattctgaggggtaaaaattaaagaccacccccagcaaaaggcaatcctgcaaattgcccggtaaagtctgccgcataaggcagaactttttgAAAAGCCTTGCAatgcgaattttttttactgagtgagggttcgaacccagaacctcaggatatttt contains:
- the LOC132060374 gene encoding tropinone reductase-like 3 isoform X1, with protein sequence MEKIGKRFEGKVVIVTASTQGIGFSIAERLGFEGASVVISSRKQENVDEAVKKLRDGGIEVLGLVCHVSNAQQRKNLIEKTIQKYGKLDVVVSNAAVNPSVDAILETKESVLDKLWDINVKASILLLQDAAPYLKKGSSVVLISSISGFSPPASMGMYGVTKTALLGLTKALAAEMSPDTRVNCVAPGFVPTHFADFITSNEHVRREIEGKTLLNRLGTTHDMAAAVAYLASGDAAYVTGETLVVAGGMPSRL